A genomic window from Sulfurospirillum diekertiae includes:
- a CDS encoding response regulator transcription factor, with translation MELWLEKLKSLRLLYAEDEEGIRKPMANTLSYYLKEVLEARNGEEGLDIYYEQRPDIILTDLRMPKKDGLYMVKEIRKSDKKTPILMITAHTDKEYLLSAIELKIEKYLIKPIALDELLGALKLCISEIELGRSLFLECKNCQFDFNNKRIVHSDGSEVELTHKESDFLELLLRKKGMIVSYEEIEMNVWKEEYMSIAALRTLVKSLRKKLPNSFIRNHSQTGYSFEV, from the coding sequence ATGGAACTTTGGTTGGAAAAACTCAAATCTTTACGATTGCTTTATGCGGAAGATGAAGAGGGAATTCGCAAACCTATGGCCAATACACTCTCATATTATCTAAAAGAGGTACTTGAAGCACGCAATGGTGAAGAGGGGTTGGATATTTACTATGAACAGCGCCCCGATATCATTTTAACCGATCTTAGAATGCCCAAAAAAGATGGGCTTTATATGGTCAAAGAGATCAGAAAGAGTGATAAAAAAACCCCTATTTTAATGATTACCGCACATACTGATAAAGAGTATCTCCTTAGTGCCATTGAACTCAAGATCGAAAAATATCTGATTAAACCGATTGCACTGGATGAACTTTTGGGGGCGTTGAAACTCTGCATCAGCGAGATAGAACTAGGGCGATCTCTTTTTCTTGAGTGTAAAAATTGTCAGTTTGATTTTAATAATAAGCGCATTGTTCACAGCGATGGAAGTGAAGTTGAACTGACACATAAAGAGTCTGATTTTTTAGAGCTACTGTTGCGTAAAAAAGGGATGATCGTTAGCTACGAAGAGATAGAAATGAATGTTTGGAAAGAGGAGTATATGAGTATTGCTGCCCTTCGAACATTGGTCAAGTCTCTACGTAAAAAGCTTCCCAATAGTTTTATTAGAAACCATTCTCAAACAGGGTACAGTTTTGAGGTTTAA
- a CDS encoding ABC transporter substrate-binding protein, translated as MRFKQFFALLIVLGTLCVYAVETEYHEDSSAQRALHVKDPRSHIKIFLPAMPYVSVARLINEGLVRLADNEQGWEYSLATQCLKKTPLLYECDLRQGVKFQDGTAFNADAVINNFHYFMAQPINYTDINHRLKGVEKLSDYKIKIELYKPYGMLFRDLARINFYTEAYLKKFAWRGAATGPNIEEAGPYGLGPYVLVEGVITGRKQTPKVILKANPYYWEKGFPKIETITLYTQLETDKALKMMTEHEGELDFMPIPFNKKIETMLSAYSKLVILPSTNNFALYFNLIKKDSPVYDKKVRQALNCALNQYNLLTFTYKQEGSLNREALRVNECPLNHEEISEALNNKHFKIVTQDSLLFLWKGIEYQLSQYNVTLHYTITSDEKMVYDFLLSNNETVQDWDILSQNTIDWYGRHPWLIFFNYQEGNPWSFVRGDKIMQSYISDFFGLEQNTPEFNVLCEKIRQRAKEEAYMLFVPTPNNVFAMNKELVFEPLGIGMQPFWKANITDQHWSIRGDKPYPKELQVPIFPKRLP; from the coding sequence TTGAGGTTTAAACAGTTTTTTGCTCTCTTAATCGTACTTGGAACACTGTGTGTGTATGCCGTCGAAACGGAGTATCATGAAGATTCAAGTGCTCAAAGAGCTTTACATGTAAAAGACCCAAGATCGCACATCAAGATATTTTTACCTGCAATGCCTTACGTCAGCGTAGCACGTTTAATCAACGAAGGTTTAGTTAGGCTTGCTGATAATGAGCAAGGATGGGAGTACTCTTTAGCCACACAATGTTTAAAAAAAACGCCTCTTCTTTATGAATGTGATTTACGCCAAGGTGTGAAATTTCAAGATGGAACAGCTTTCAATGCTGATGCCGTCATCAATAACTTTCACTATTTTATGGCACAACCTATCAATTATACGGATATCAACCATCGCCTCAAAGGCGTTGAAAAACTCTCTGATTATAAGATAAAAATAGAGTTGTATAAGCCTTATGGGATGCTGTTTCGAGACCTTGCGCGTATTAATTTTTATACGGAAGCGTATTTGAAAAAATTTGCATGGAGAGGTGCAGCAACAGGTCCAAATATTGAAGAGGCAGGACCTTATGGCTTAGGACCTTATGTCTTGGTTGAAGGCGTCATCACAGGACGAAAACAAACACCCAAAGTCATTTTAAAAGCAAATCCGTACTATTGGGAAAAAGGGTTTCCTAAAATTGAAACGATTACGTTATATACACAGCTTGAAACCGATAAAGCACTTAAAATGATGACAGAGCATGAAGGGGAGCTTGATTTTATGCCCATTCCCTTTAATAAAAAAATAGAGACTATGCTTTCGGCGTATTCTAAATTGGTTATTTTGCCTTCAACCAATAATTTTGCACTTTATTTTAATTTAATTAAAAAAGATTCACCCGTATACGATAAAAAAGTACGTCAAGCCCTTAATTGTGCTTTAAATCAATATAACCTTTTAACTTTTACCTATAAACAAGAAGGTTCCTTAAATCGTGAAGCATTGCGTGTCAACGAGTGTCCTTTAAATCATGAAGAGATATCAGAAGCCCTTAATAATAAACACTTCAAGATCGTTACACAAGATTCACTTCTGTTTTTATGGAAAGGCATTGAGTACCAACTCTCTCAGTACAATGTTACATTACACTATACGATTACCTCTGATGAAAAGATGGTTTATGACTTTTTGCTTTCTAACAATGAGACTGTTCAAGATTGGGATATTTTGAGTCAAAATACCATAGATTGGTATGGTCGTCATCCTTGGTTAATATTTTTTAATTACCAAGAGGGAAACCCCTGGAGTTTTGTACGAGGAGATAAGATCATGCAATCGTATATATCCGATTTTTTTGGACTTGAGCAAAATACACCTGAATTTAATGTGTTATGTGAAAAGATACGCCAACGCGCTAAAGAAGAGGCTTATATGTTGTTTGTTCCTACACCTAACAATGTATTTGCTATGAATAAAGAGTTGGTTTTTGAGCCGTTAGGCATTGGTATGCAACCTTTTTGGAAAGCCAATATTACCGATCAACACTGGTCCATTCGTGGAGATAAGCCTTATCCCAAAGAGCTTCAAGTCCCTATCTTTCCAAAGCGACTACCATGA
- a CDS encoding ATP-binding protein yields the protein MKKIQIKYKLFLLFSVSFIGMLILAERSFKLSQENISNATTIFENSQSTQHLQENYIEPINALREMSLSLVMSPNEDYRKTIEVDIMKQKERLEENFLKLDSKTYDFWKVYASSVEKTCGYLAAHFEEGAFVYVNSIERDHYYALLNRLKALQHDAVNQAEHNFADIQTSAQALKYELAILILALSSLVFTVGYLLSNHIVSSILKLQEGLKDFFGYLETKSVSPKPIELTSRDELEDMSQLLNRSIAKASANIEQDIVFVEDAISVVNDLKMGKLSSRLHATAQAQELRLLKDVVNAMIDNLESKINEEIFKRSEQEKLLIQQSKLASMGEMIGNIAHQWRQPLGELSALLINLQVKHEFNDLDDAYMLTSIQQCVKINAFMSGTISDFQNFFKPSKEKEVFEISEACERAISILQASLKYHGIEFSFDISEKMEVLGYPNEFAQALLNILSNSKDVLSEREISNPFIRLYLKKGYKYILIVIEDNGGGIASEHMDRIFEPYFTTKYAKQGTGIGLYMTKMIIENNMGGVINVKNTESGALFTIKLPSVMDADTVDLA from the coding sequence ATGAAAAAGATCCAGATAAAATATAAACTGTTTTTATTGTTTAGCGTTTCATTCATTGGAATGTTGATCCTTGCAGAGCGTTCGTTTAAACTTTCACAAGAGAACATCAGCAATGCTACGACCATTTTTGAAAACTCACAAAGTACACAGCATTTGCAAGAGAATTACATTGAGCCTATTAATGCTTTGCGTGAAATGAGTCTTTCCTTAGTCATGTCACCGAATGAGGATTATCGCAAAACGATTGAAGTTGATATTATGAAACAGAAAGAGCGCCTTGAAGAGAATTTTCTCAAACTTGATTCAAAAACATATGATTTTTGGAAAGTATATGCTAGCAGTGTGGAAAAAACGTGTGGTTATCTTGCCGCACATTTTGAGGAGGGTGCATTTGTCTATGTTAATTCCATTGAACGTGACCACTACTATGCACTTTTAAATCGTCTCAAGGCGCTCCAGCATGATGCTGTAAATCAAGCAGAACACAATTTTGCGGACATTCAAACCAGTGCACAGGCTTTGAAATATGAATTGGCCATCTTGATTCTTGCTCTTTCCAGTCTAGTCTTTACTGTAGGATATTTGCTCTCCAACCATATCGTCTCTTCGATTTTGAAGTTGCAAGAAGGGCTTAAAGATTTTTTTGGTTACTTGGAAACAAAAAGTGTATCACCAAAGCCGATTGAACTGACTAGTCGAGATGAGTTAGAGGATATGTCACAACTGCTCAATCGTAGTATTGCTAAAGCTTCTGCCAACATTGAACAAGACATTGTTTTTGTCGAAGATGCTATTAGTGTGGTCAATGATCTTAAAATGGGAAAACTCTCCTCACGTCTGCATGCGACAGCACAGGCTCAAGAATTGCGACTGCTCAAAGATGTCGTCAATGCCATGATCGATAATTTGGAATCTAAGATTAATGAAGAGATTTTCAAACGCAGTGAACAAGAAAAACTGCTCATTCAACAAAGTAAGCTTGCCAGTATGGGTGAGATGATTGGCAATATTGCGCATCAATGGAGGCAACCCCTTGGAGAGTTGAGTGCCCTTTTGATTAACCTTCAAGTGAAGCATGAATTCAATGATCTGGATGATGCCTATATGCTGACATCCATTCAGCAGTGTGTTAAAATCAATGCGTTCATGTCAGGAACTATTAGTGATTTTCAAAACTTTTTCAAGCCTTCTAAAGAGAAAGAGGTTTTTGAAATCAGTGAAGCATGTGAGCGAGCTATTTCTATTTTACAAGCCTCACTGAAGTACCACGGTATTGAATTTTCATTTGATATCTCCGAAAAAATGGAAGTGCTTGGTTATCCCAATGAGTTTGCTCAAGCATTGCTCAATATTCTCTCCAATTCCAAAGATGTTCTCAGTGAACGTGAGATCAGCAACCCCTTTATTCGGTTGTATCTCAAAAAAGGGTACAAATACATTTTGATTGTGATTGAAGATAATGGCGGAGGAATTGCCAGCGAACATATGGACCGCATTTTTGAGCCTTACTTTACCACCAAATATGCAAAACAAGGTACCGGTATAGGGCTTTATATGACAAAGATGATTATTGAAAATAATATGGGTGGCGTTATCAATGTTAAAAATACAGAATCAGGGGCTCTTTTTACCATTAAATTACCGAGTGTTATGGACGCGGACACTGTTGACTTAGCCTAA
- a CDS encoding CZB domain-containing protein, with protein MNHAIFKSNAYSAVYVNDKDVVFQNHETCSLGEWYHHDGEKIFGETKSFKELYKPHQNFHNHVLEVAKLIHATSSNLLDEKVQIINYFKEIENESKTLFVTLDAMIAEKNTKA; from the coding sequence ATGAACCATGCTATCTTTAAATCTAATGCTTACAGTGCCGTTTATGTCAATGATAAAGATGTGGTATTCCAGAACCATGAGACGTGCAGTCTTGGCGAGTGGTATCACCATGATGGTGAGAAGATTTTTGGAGAAACTAAAAGCTTTAAAGAGCTTTATAAACCGCATCAGAACTTCCACAATCATGTTCTCGAAGTCGCTAAATTGATTCATGCTACCTCTTCTAATCTCTTAGATGAAAAAGTACAAATTATCAACTACTTTAAAGAGATTGAAAATGAGAGTAAAACACTTTTTGTCACCCTCGATGCCATGATTGCAGAAAAAAATACTAAGGCGTAA
- a CDS encoding PAS domain-containing protein — translation MSITQKGEELYFDENLFIVSKTDLKGRITYANDLFIEISGYKEQELIGMPHNILRHPDMPKAIFKLLWDRVQAGNEVFAYVKNRTKNNYYYWVHAYITPVTDTKTNQIIGYHSVRRAPSPKGLEVIIPLYKRMLDAEQTGGVQASRALLDTTLSQLKVSYDAFILSYE, via the coding sequence GTGTCTATTACTCAAAAAGGTGAAGAACTTTACTTTGACGAAAACCTTTTTATTGTCTCCAAAACTGACCTAAAAGGTAGAATTACTTATGCCAACGATCTTTTTATTGAGATTTCTGGTTATAAAGAACAAGAACTTATCGGCATGCCACACAATATCTTGCGCCATCCTGATATGCCTAAAGCTATTTTCAAACTTTTATGGGACCGTGTGCAAGCGGGAAATGAAGTTTTTGCATACGTCAAAAATCGTACGAAAAACAATTATTACTATTGGGTTCATGCGTATATTACTCCCGTTACCGATACCAAAACAAATCAAATCATTGGTTATCACTCTGTACGCCGTGCACCAAGTCCAAAAGGGCTTGAAGTGATTATTCCTCTATATAAAAGAATGCTTGATGCAGAACAAACAGGTGGTGTACAAGCTTCTCGCGCACTTTTAGACACTACCCTATCTCAGTTAAAGGTCAGTTATGATGCCTTCATCCTCTCTTATGAATAG
- a CDS encoding 2Fe-2S iron-sulfur cluster-binding protein produces MAHITVDGTVLEVKEGTLLIEELLANKINIPHFCYHPALGKDGNCRMCMVEIEGQKRPQIACDTPIKDGMIIRTKGASIDRVKRSILELELINHPIDCPICDQAGECSLQNYYMDVGLYESRLSTPKTRGEKHVDLGANVVLDQERCVLCTRCVRFTKNITKTNELGVLSRADHSVITTFPGSKLSNPYAMNVVDLCPVGALTSKDFRFHKRVWFLHSEEAICNHCARGCSIFVDHHKEKYKDEMVYRYRPRLNEKINGYFICDEGRLSYTKENENADFNPLIRGMVSEYEYAEGKLLRLLKRYLGKMVFVISSNLSLEEMVRVQKLSKLYDGTLCAYEETRFDTHFGDDFLKCNDRSANARALPLLGINDSKGALQNALVAAELVVMVGRSDAQLLKSMEYTKSVVVLCSACEFTCKEVELVLPIASHTKREGSFINVDGYVQYSASAIKNEHGHKSLLAILAPILGDTLFTCKEVWEAELFFYEVLRELSFDSLKHTPKITL; encoded by the coding sequence ATGGCGCATATTACGGTAGATGGAACGGTATTAGAGGTTAAAGAGGGTACTTTGTTGATTGAAGAACTGCTCGCAAACAAGATTAATATTCCCCATTTTTGTTACCATCCAGCTCTTGGAAAAGATGGTAATTGCCGTATGTGTATGGTCGAAATTGAAGGACAAAAACGTCCGCAAATCGCATGTGATACTCCTATTAAAGATGGCATGATTATTCGCACAAAAGGTGCTTCTATTGATCGCGTTAAACGCTCTATTTTAGAGCTTGAGCTTATCAATCATCCCATTGACTGCCCTATCTGCGACCAAGCAGGTGAATGCTCTTTACAAAATTACTATATGGACGTGGGGCTTTATGAGAGTCGTTTAAGCACCCCTAAAACGAGGGGAGAAAAGCATGTTGATTTAGGCGCTAATGTTGTGCTTGATCAAGAGCGCTGTGTGCTCTGTACACGGTGTGTTCGTTTCACTAAAAATATTACGAAAACCAATGAATTAGGTGTCCTTTCGCGTGCCGACCACTCCGTTATCACCACGTTTCCAGGCTCTAAACTTTCCAATCCGTATGCAATGAATGTGGTCGATCTCTGCCCTGTGGGTGCACTTACGAGCAAAGACTTTCGTTTCCATAAACGAGTTTGGTTTTTACACAGTGAAGAGGCGATTTGCAACCACTGTGCCAGAGGGTGTTCCATTTTTGTGGATCATCACAAAGAGAAGTACAAAGACGAGATGGTTTACCGCTATCGCCCCCGCCTAAATGAGAAGATCAATGGCTATTTTATCTGTGATGAGGGGAGACTGAGCTATACCAAAGAAAATGAAAACGCTGACTTTAATCCTTTGATTCGTGGTATGGTAAGTGAATATGAATATGCAGAAGGGAAACTGTTACGTCTGCTCAAACGTTATCTTGGTAAGATGGTTTTTGTGATCTCTTCCAATCTTTCTTTAGAAGAGATGGTCAGGGTACAGAAGCTTTCCAAGCTTTATGATGGTACGCTTTGTGCCTATGAAGAGACCCGTTTTGATACTCACTTTGGCGATGATTTCTTAAAATGCAATGACCGCTCCGCGAATGCCAGAGCATTGCCTCTTCTTGGAATTAATGATTCCAAAGGAGCACTGCAAAATGCGTTGGTTGCAGCAGAGCTTGTTGTGATGGTAGGACGTAGCGATGCACAACTCCTCAAATCCATGGAATATACCAAGAGTGTTGTTGTTCTGTGCTCTGCATGTGAGTTTACATGTAAAGAGGTTGAGCTTGTTTTACCGATTGCTTCGCATACCAAAAGAGAGGGTAGTTTCATCAATGTGGATGGCTATGTTCAGTACAGCGCTTCAGCTATTAAAAATGAGCATGGGCATAAGTCCCTGCTTGCTATTTTAGCACCTATTCTGGGGGATACACTCTTTACATGTAAAGAGGTTTGGGAAGCAGAATTGTTCTTTTATGAGGTGCTTCGTGAACTCTCTTTTGACTCCTTAAAACATACGCCAAAGATAACGTTATGA
- a CDS encoding complex I subunit 1/NuoH family protein, giving the protein MSNLSISIVIINIILALLFSLGAAPILVWIERRVAGLIQDRLGPNRCHINGIRLGGLIQSFADMLKLVFKEDFQAKAIKERFFFSLAPVIVFSSAFLSFMVMPFADDLVINGERFIMQGLPIDLGILWFLAFAGLSVYGIMLGGWSSRNKYSLLGAMRAGAQVISYEAAMGLSVVSLLITYGSVHLGDIVAYQGELLFGFIPAWGILVQPLAALIFIVTAFAEANRTPFDLAEGESEIVGGYHTEYSAMRFGLFFVGEYVAMSASSALIVTLFLGGYHLPYLNTQTLQSFMPWILMFVILALPVASFYTMRWIQKHNRWHKAGDVRNRESAFLQKGLIGVNVLFIAGLGALLLLGLTQTSTNVATAVIQIATFALKLLLMNFVFVWVRWTLPRFRYDQLQTLGWKVLMPLAIFNIIVTATIVVIKGL; this is encoded by the coding sequence ATGAGTAATCTTAGCATCTCTATCGTCATCATCAATATTATCTTAGCACTGCTTTTCTCTTTGGGGGCTGCTCCTATTTTGGTTTGGATCGAGCGTCGTGTTGCGGGGTTGATCCAAGATAGGTTGGGACCTAACCGCTGTCATATCAATGGTATTCGCTTGGGCGGGCTTATACAGTCGTTTGCCGACATGCTCAAACTTGTTTTTAAAGAAGATTTTCAAGCTAAAGCCATCAAGGAGCGTTTTTTCTTTTCACTCGCTCCTGTGATCGTTTTTTCCTCCGCCTTTCTAAGCTTTATGGTCATGCCATTTGCAGATGACCTCGTCATTAACGGTGAGCGTTTCATTATGCAGGGTTTACCGATAGACTTGGGCATACTGTGGTTTTTAGCGTTTGCGGGGCTGAGTGTTTATGGCATTATGCTTGGCGGTTGGTCTAGTCGCAATAAATATTCCCTGTTGGGCGCGATGCGCGCAGGTGCACAGGTCATCAGCTATGAAGCAGCGATGGGACTTTCCGTGGTTTCACTGCTTATTACCTATGGGTCGGTTCATTTAGGTGACATCGTTGCATACCAAGGTGAGCTTCTTTTTGGATTTATCCCTGCATGGGGCATCCTTGTTCAGCCTCTTGCAGCGCTTATTTTTATTGTCACCGCGTTTGCGGAAGCCAATCGTACACCCTTTGATCTTGCAGAAGGTGAGAGTGAGATTGTCGGAGGGTATCACACCGAATACAGCGCGATGCGATTTGGACTCTTTTTTGTGGGTGAATATGTCGCAATGAGCGCCTCTTCTGCGTTGATCGTGACACTCTTTTTAGGCGGTTATCATCTGCCGTATCTCAATACGCAAACACTTCAATCGTTTATGCCTTGGATTTTAATGTTCGTCATCCTTGCACTTCCTGTAGCAAGTTTTTATACAATGCGTTGGATTCAGAAACACAACCGTTGGCATAAAGCGGGGGATGTGCGAAACCGCGAGAGTGCTTTTCTACAAAAAGGGCTTATAGGAGTTAATGTGCTCTTCATCGCAGGGCTTGGAGCATTGCTTTTGTTAGGACTCACTCAAACCTCGACCAATGTTGCAACAGCGGTCATCCAAATTGCCACATTTGCTCTGAAACTTCTTTTGATGAACTTTGTTTTTGTCTGGGTACGTTGGACGCTTCCTCGTTTTCGTTACGATCAGTTGCAAACACTCGGATGGAAAGTGCTGATGCCTTTGGCGATTTTTAATATCATTGTAACAGCAACTATTGTTGTGATAAAGGGGCTGTAA
- a CDS encoding NuoI/complex I 23 kDa subunit family protein, with translation MGIKIVTRHGNTFKEKLYIPAIFGGMKTTLSHFITNLSDHPKIQTINYPEELPHDISERYRGVHRLTKRDDGSVRCVACFMCATACPAECIFIEAEERTDGVDEKMPKRFDIDLLECVFCGACVEACPCDAIRMDSGIFSFIGKKREEFVLTKEQLLANEEKKQ, from the coding sequence ATGGGCATCAAAATCGTTACACGCCACGGCAATACGTTTAAAGAGAAGCTGTATATCCCTGCCATTTTTGGTGGTATGAAAACAACCCTTTCACATTTTATTACCAATTTAAGTGATCATCCAAAGATTCAAACCATCAATTACCCTGAAGAGCTACCGCATGACATTAGCGAGCGCTATCGTGGGGTGCATCGCCTGACCAAACGAGACGATGGCAGTGTGCGCTGTGTTGCCTGTTTTATGTGTGCAACAGCGTGCCCTGCAGAGTGTATTTTTATTGAAGCGGAAGAGCGAACAGATGGTGTCGATGAGAAGATGCCCAAACGCTTTGACATTGACCTTTTAGAGTGTGTCTTTTGCGGCGCATGTGTGGAAGCGTGCCCGTGTGATGCGATTCGTATGGACAGTGGTATTTTTAGTTTTATTGGCAAAAAACGCGAAGAGTTTGTACTGACCAAAGAGCAACTTTTAGCCAATGAGGAGAAAAAGCAATGA
- a CDS encoding NADH-quinone oxidoreductase subunit J, with protein sequence MMDILFLLLSSFTILGAVGMVSFHQPVHSALSLILTIMALAGLFALLSASFLFMVQIIIYAGAILTLFIFIIMFLNVKEANLPKEPNKAMTLFLGSLALLPLNFLILRAFYKMPLHVNPVASDFGKIKPLGMELFTHWLLPFELISILLLVALIGAVVLGRKDEA encoded by the coding sequence ATGATGGATATTCTCTTTTTACTCCTAAGTTCTTTCACGATTTTAGGCGCCGTGGGCATGGTGAGTTTTCATCAACCGGTGCACAGTGCGCTCAGTCTTATCTTAACTATTATGGCGTTAGCAGGACTCTTTGCGCTTCTGAGTGCTTCATTCCTTTTTATGGTACAAATTATCATCTATGCAGGAGCGATTCTCACACTTTTTATTTTTATCATTATGTTTTTAAATGTCAAAGAAGCCAATTTACCGAAAGAGCCCAATAAGGCTATGACACTTTTTCTAGGCTCGCTTGCACTTTTACCGCTGAATTTTTTGATTTTGCGTGCTTTTTATAAAATGCCTTTACATGTAAACCCTGTTGCAAGTGATTTTGGTAAAATAAAACCCCTTGGTATGGAGCTTTTTACCCACTGGCTCTTGCCGTTTGAACTGATCTCAATTTTGCTCCTCGTCGCTCTTATTGGTGCCGTTGTCTTGGGTCGAAAGGACGAAGCATGA
- the nuoK gene encoding NADH-quinone oxidoreductase subunit NuoK yields the protein MIAHTLFAYIFVAMILFSIGLLGVISRKNIFVIYMSIELMLNAINLMFVALSHYHHDMGGQVMAMMVIAIAAAEAGVFLSLIVVLYRRKKSLDSDLFRTLSQKEVA from the coding sequence ATGATCGCTCATACGCTTTTTGCATATATTTTTGTTGCCATGATCCTTTTTTCCATCGGTCTTTTAGGGGTCATTAGCCGCAAAAATATCTTTGTGATATACATGTCAATCGAACTGATGCTTAATGCAATTAACCTGATGTTTGTCGCACTGAGCCATTATCATCACGATATGGGTGGGCAAGTGATGGCAATGATGGTGATCGCCATTGCCGCCGCCGAAGCGGGAGTCTTTTTATCGCTGATAGTGGTACTGTATCGTCGTAAAAAATCTCTGGATTCCGATCTGTTTAGAACCTTGTCGCAAAAGGAGGTCGCATGA